From a single Coriobacteriaceae bacterium genomic region:
- a CDS encoding AAA family ATPase, which yields MTKAVNPFKPTAGMNPPELIGRDTVLDDFAEALENGPGAPDRLMRISGVRGTGKTVLLNALGDLARKKGFEVVDVASNAGFCNRILEALQRNVRLESISISPSILGVSLGSMEMSKSASHLGEAMYDAAKRGGLLITLDEIQDASTEEMRELGNEMQLLIRQGANVAFAFAGLPTSVDGVVVDDTLTFLQRAKHVELTRLSDFEVGGSFEDTMRRAGKELDKGAAELLTKASAGYPFMVQLVGYYAWQVAARSGAESVSEEAARKGIQAALDSFNAMVIAPALRRVSERQFQYLAAMAQCEGVDIANGDIAKKMGLSANKVGSYRKRLIDAGLIEPAGYGCVSFAIPYMRDYLLETVRED from the coding sequence ATGACGAAAGCTGTTAACCCCTTTAAGCCAACGGCGGGCATGAATCCGCCTGAGCTTATCGGACGGGACACTGTTTTGGATGACTTTGCCGAGGCTCTTGAGAATGGTCCTGGTGCCCCCGATCGACTCATGCGCATCTCGGGCGTCCGAGGCACAGGTAAAACGGTGCTCCTTAATGCATTGGGTGACCTTGCACGCAAAAAAGGATTCGAGGTCGTTGACGTTGCCTCCAATGCTGGTTTTTGCAATAGAATCCTCGAGGCTCTGCAGCGAAACGTTCGTCTTGAATCAATCTCGATTTCCCCATCGATTTTAGGGGTCAGCCTTGGCTCCATGGAGATGTCGAAGTCGGCCTCTCATCTGGGCGAGGCGATGTACGATGCTGCGAAGCGCGGTGGTCTGCTCATTACGCTCGACGAGATCCAGGATGCCTCAACTGAGGAAATGCGCGAGCTAGGCAATGAGATGCAGCTCTTGATCCGCCAAGGAGCGAATGTCGCTTTCGCTTTCGCCGGGCTGCCGACATCGGTAGATGGCGTGGTGGTGGATGATACGTTGACGTTCCTTCAGCGAGCCAAACATGTTGAACTTACTCGGCTTTCCGATTTTGAAGTTGGCGGATCGTTTGAGGATACGATGAGACGAGCGGGCAAGGAGCTCGACAAAGGTGCCGCTGAGCTATTAACAAAAGCTTCGGCAGGCTATCCCTTTATGGTCCAGCTGGTCGGATATTACGCTTGGCAGGTTGCTGCGCGCAGTGGGGCGGAGAGCGTGAGCGAAGAGGCGGCTCGTAAGGGTATCCAGGCGGCTCTTGATAGCTTTAATGCTATGGTGATTGCCCCAGCGCTGCGCAGGGTGTCGGAACGGCAGTTTCAGTATCTCGCGGCGATGGCTCAATGCGAGGGCGTCGATATCGCCAACGGCGATATCGCCAAGAAGATGGGTTTGTCGGCGAACAAAGTTGGGTCATATCGCAAGCGTCTGATCGATGCGGGGTTGATTGAGCCCGCGGGCTATGGCTGTGTTTCGTTTGCAATTCCGTACATGCGCGATTATCTGCTGGAGACCGTTCGAGAGGACTAA
- a CDS encoding response regulator transcription factor encodes MIYYVEDDDNIRDLTVYALRKQGIEAEGFSCDGEFKAAVARRVPDAVLLDIMLPDTDGLAIMRRLRADRLTATVPIMMLTAKDTELDKVMALDGGADDYLTKPFSLMELASRCRALLRRGGMVKQASDVLSVGDIVLSPSHREVTVAGESLKLTLREFDLLEYLMRKPGVVFTRESLLQSVWGWDFDGGSRTVDVHVQTLRQKLGEHASAIETVRGVGYRLAEPSAGDGAEGDDTAATASEE; translated from the coding sequence ATGATCTATTACGTCGAGGACGATGACAACATCAGGGATTTGACGGTCTATGCGCTGCGCAAGCAGGGGATTGAGGCCGAAGGCTTTTCGTGCGACGGTGAGTTTAAGGCTGCCGTGGCGCGACGGGTACCCGATGCCGTCCTGCTCGACATCATGCTGCCCGATACCGATGGCTTGGCGATTATGCGTCGACTGCGTGCCGATCGCCTGACGGCGACGGTGCCCATCATGATGCTTACCGCCAAGGATACCGAGCTCGACAAGGTGATGGCGCTCGATGGCGGTGCCGACGATTACCTGACTAAGCCGTTTTCGCTCATGGAGCTCGCCAGCCGCTGCCGCGCACTGCTGCGTCGCGGCGGCATGGTCAAACAGGCAAGCGATGTGCTCAGCGTGGGCGACATCGTGCTCTCGCCCAGCCATCGTGAGGTGACTGTTGCCGGCGAGTCGCTTAAGCTCACCCTGCGCGAGTTCGACCTGCTCGAGTACCTCATGCGCAAGCCCGGCGTGGTCTTTACCCGCGAGTCGTTGCTGCAGAGCGTGTGGGGCTGGGACTTCGACGGCGGTTCGCGCACCGTTGACGTGCACGTGCAGACGCTTCGCCAAAAACTGGGCGAGCATGCCAGCGCCATCGAGACCGTGCGCGGCGTGGGCTACCGCTTGGCCGAGCCTTCTGCCGGTGATGGTGCCGAAGGTGACGACACCGCGGCCACCGCATCGGAGGAGTAA
- a CDS encoding IS30 family transposase, whose amino-acid sequence MSGKRKKGSAKAAPRAYGRLTRHERDTVQRMLERRASCREIARELGRSPSTVSAEVASHRFVTAPKPRRGERVGAGTDLSAACPRLAAWPRCCNGCGRYRAVGCKRRPHVFYEARAAQLCADSVLVSSRRGIDADEPAAAARLEAIRDCLRRGLSPEQMAARNGGPVDLSPSTIYRWVSAGYDGMTNMELRRKVGYRPRRRAAGRAATRHSARRSYAAFLALGEDACAAAWEMDTVEGAREDSACLLTLLHRPSRLQLALPLGGKTSGCVAAALEGVRAVLGADGARRVFRAVLTDNGAEFSDEGAIAALLGEGPGETRLFYCDPRRSDQKGACERNHVEIRKLLPKGAGLRFDRLSPADMALAMSHVNSEPRGALGFSTPARAFRAMLGDDAAALLDAYGVEDVPLAELDLTPGLIERARAERGDAPLA is encoded by the coding sequence ATGTCCGGAAAGAGGAAGAAGGGTTCCGCGAAAGCGGCCCCGAGGGCCTACGGAAGGCTCACGAGGCACGAGCGGGACACGGTCCAGAGGATGCTGGAGCGCAGGGCCTCGTGCAGGGAGATCGCGAGGGAGCTGGGCAGGTCGCCCTCGACGGTGAGCGCCGAGGTGGCGTCGCACAGGTTCGTGACGGCGCCGAAGCCCAGGCGCGGCGAGCGCGTGGGCGCCGGCACCGACCTGTCGGCGGCCTGCCCGCGCCTGGCGGCGTGGCCGCGCTGCTGCAACGGGTGCGGCCGCTACCGCGCGGTGGGCTGCAAGCGCCGCCCGCACGTCTTCTACGAGGCCCGGGCCGCGCAGCTGTGCGCCGACTCGGTGCTCGTCTCGTCCAGGCGCGGGATCGACGCCGACGAGCCCGCCGCGGCGGCGAGGCTGGAGGCCATCAGGGACTGCCTGCGCCGGGGGCTGTCGCCCGAGCAGATGGCGGCGCGCAACGGCGGGCCGGTGGACCTGTCTCCCTCGACCATCTACCGCTGGGTCTCGGCGGGCTACGACGGCATGACGAACATGGAGCTCAGGCGCAAGGTCGGCTACAGGCCGAGGAGGCGCGCCGCCGGGCGGGCGGCCACGCGCCACTCCGCCCGCAGGTCGTATGCCGCGTTCCTCGCCCTCGGGGAGGACGCGTGCGCCGCGGCCTGGGAGATGGACACCGTCGAGGGCGCCCGGGAGGACTCGGCCTGCCTGCTCACGCTACTGCACCGCCCCAGCAGGCTGCAGCTCGCGCTGCCGCTGGGCGGGAAGACCTCCGGGTGCGTCGCGGCCGCCCTGGAGGGCGTCCGGGCGGTCCTCGGCGCCGACGGGGCGCGCCGCGTGTTCCGCGCCGTGCTCACCGACAACGGCGCCGAGTTCTCCGACGAGGGCGCGATCGCCGCGCTCCTCGGCGAGGGGCCCGGCGAGACGAGGCTGTTCTACTGCGACCCGCGCCGCAGCGACCAGAAGGGCGCCTGCGAGCGCAACCACGTCGAGATCAGGAAGCTGCTGCCCAAGGGCGCCGGGCTCAGGTTCGACCGGCTATCCCCGGCCGACATGGCGCTCGCCATGTCGCACGTGAACTCCGAGCCCCGCGGCGCGCTCGGCTTCTCGACGCCCGCGCGCGCCTTCAGGGCGATGCTCGGGGACGATGCGGCGGCGCTGCTTGACGCCTACGGCGTGGAGGATGTGCCTCTGGCCGAGCTCGACCTGACGCCGGGACTCATCGAGAGGGCGCGCGCAGAGAGGGGCGATGCCCCGCTGGCCTAG
- the serS gene encoding serine--tRNA ligase, which translates to MLDIKFVRENPDAIDTAMANRQTSWDREKFFELDDERRAVITEVEELQATRNAESKKIGALMKEGKKDEAEAAKEAVRAVNEKIDGLAERRTALEQEQYDFMAHLPNIPCDATPYGKDEDENIERRRWGTPREFDFDFKPHWDLGTDLDILDFERGNKLSGSRFTVLGGAGARLERALINFFLDTHTSRGFKEWWPPIVVKRQTMFGTGQLPKFEDDAYHVSGDNFLIPTAEVVLTNLHAGEVLDADTLPRRYTAFTPCFREEAGSAGRDTRGIIRQHEFDKVEMVKFAKPEESDGELESMTAEAEYLLQQLGLPYRVISLCTGDLGFSARQTYDIEVWLPSYNAYKEISSCSNCGDFQARRANIKYRDPENFKGSRYLHTLNGSGLPAGRTMAAILENYQNADGTITIPEVLRPYMGGLEKIEPVA; encoded by the coding sequence ATGCTTGATATCAAGTTTGTTCGCGAGAACCCCGATGCCATCGATACCGCCATGGCAAATCGCCAGACGTCTTGGGATCGCGAGAAGTTCTTTGAACTCGACGACGAGCGCCGTGCCGTCATCACCGAGGTCGAGGAGCTCCAGGCCACGCGTAACGCCGAGTCCAAGAAGATTGGCGCCCTGATGAAGGAGGGCAAGAAGGACGAGGCCGAGGCCGCCAAGGAGGCCGTGCGCGCCGTCAACGAGAAGATCGACGGTCTGGCCGAGCGCCGTACCGCTCTTGAGCAGGAGCAGTACGACTTCATGGCTCACCTGCCCAACATTCCGTGCGATGCCACCCCGTACGGTAAGGACGAGGACGAGAACATCGAGCGTCGCCGCTGGGGCACCCCGCGCGAGTTCGACTTCGACTTTAAGCCGCACTGGGACCTGGGCACCGATCTGGACATCCTCGACTTCGAGCGCGGCAACAAGCTCTCCGGCAGCCGCTTCACCGTTCTCGGTGGCGCCGGCGCCCGCCTGGAGCGCGCCCTTATCAACTTCTTCCTGGACACGCACACGAGCCGTGGCTTCAAGGAGTGGTGGCCGCCCATCGTCGTCAAGCGTCAGACCATGTTTGGCACGGGTCAGCTGCCCAAGTTCGAGGACGACGCCTATCACGTCTCGGGCGACAACTTCCTGATCCCCACCGCCGAGGTCGTGCTCACCAACCTGCACGCCGGCGAGGTCCTCGACGCCGACACCCTGCCGCGCCGCTACACCGCCTTCACCCCTTGCTTCCGCGAGGAGGCCGGTTCCGCCGGTCGCGACACCCGCGGCATCATCCGTCAGCACGAGTTCGACAAGGTCGAGATGGTCAAGTTCGCTAAGCCGGAGGAGTCCGACGGGGAGCTCGAAAGCATGACCGCCGAGGCCGAGTACCTGCTGCAGCAGCTGGGCCTTCCGTATCGCGTGATTAGCCTGTGCACCGGCGACTTGGGCTTCTCTGCCCGTCAGACCTACGACATCGAGGTCTGGCTGCCGAGCTACAACGCCTACAAGGAGATCAGCTCCTGCTCCAACTGCGGTGACTTCCAGGCCCGTCGCGCCAACATCAAGTATCGCGACCCCGAGAACTTCAAGGGTTCGCGCTACCTGCACACCCTTAACGGTTCCGGCCTGCCGGCTGGCCGTACCATGGCTGCCATTCTGGAGAACTACCAGAACGCCGACGGCACCATCACGATCCCCGAGGTCCTGCGTCCCTACATGGGCGGCCTCGAGAAGATCGAGCCGGTCGCGTAA
- a CDS encoding serine hydrolase, with amino-acid sequence MKSLTSFAKRSAQLAAGFVCAIALAAGVPTVAGAQVLTTDNVCGKTADARGITAENLPDIDATNALVMGKDGTVYYGRGADEQVKIASITKVMTAILTVENCKMDEKVTVSNAAATVGNSTAGLLEGDKLTVEQALRGLMIPSGNVAAIVLAEYVGKKIDPKTKDAEATFVKAMNERAKKLGCTGTLFENPHGLDFDEWAGDMHSTAHDVALMMQEAMKNDTIREVVASEDSWIEVTGADGTDHSHSMDTHSYLLGQDGNIGGKTGTTDDAGYCFTSAYNRDGDEIYTVVLNSTTTDQRFTDTATLANWYYGHKITVAIANTQEKTANGNPLMARISQTDWTDKTIDATLADPTAQATVFSLAGEVTEKVSYDDLSGTVHVGDKVGSVTLKQDGTKIAVVDLVADEEGSGPNPIEWLLVKLDRLGRRIDNRPLAAESETVAKAPEV; translated from the coding sequence GTGAAGTCCCTCACCTCTTTTGCAAAGCGCTCAGCCCAGCTTGCCGCCGGCTTTGTCTGCGCTATCGCCCTTGCCGCTGGCGTGCCCACCGTCGCCGGCGCCCAAGTGCTTACGACCGACAATGTTTGCGGCAAAACCGCCGATGCGCGCGGCATCACGGCCGAAAACCTGCCCGATATCGATGCGACCAATGCCCTCGTCATGGGCAAAGACGGCACCGTCTACTATGGGCGCGGCGCCGATGAGCAGGTCAAAATTGCCTCGATCACCAAGGTCATGACCGCAATCCTAACCGTCGAGAATTGCAAGATGGACGAGAAGGTCACGGTGAGCAACGCTGCAGCCACCGTGGGCAATTCGACCGCCGGCTTGCTCGAAGGCGACAAGCTTACCGTGGAGCAGGCGCTGCGCGGCCTGATGATTCCCTCGGGCAACGTCGCCGCCATCGTGCTCGCCGAATATGTGGGCAAGAAGATCGACCCTAAGACCAAAGACGCCGAGGCCACCTTTGTGAAGGCCATGAACGAGCGCGCTAAGAAGCTCGGCTGTACCGGTACGCTTTTTGAAAACCCGCATGGTCTGGACTTTGATGAGTGGGCTGGCGATATGCACTCAACCGCACATGACGTGGCGCTGATGATGCAGGAGGCCATGAAAAACGACACGATCCGCGAGGTCGTAGCGAGCGAGGATTCCTGGATCGAGGTCACGGGCGCCGACGGCACCGACCATTCGCATTCCATGGACACGCATAGCTATTTGCTGGGCCAAGATGGCAACATCGGCGGCAAGACCGGCACCACCGACGACGCGGGCTATTGCTTTACGAGCGCCTACAACCGCGACGGCGACGAGATCTACACCGTCGTTTTGAACTCCACCACCACCGACCAGCGCTTTACCGATACCGCAACCCTTGCCAATTGGTACTACGGCCACAAGATCACGGTCGCGATCGCCAACACGCAGGAAAAGACCGCCAACGGCAACCCGCTTATGGCACGCATTAGCCAGACAGATTGGACGGACAAGACGATCGACGCCACGCTCGCCGACCCCACGGCGCAAGCGACCGTGTTTTCCCTTGCCGGCGAGGTAACCGAAAAGGTTAGCTACGACGATCTTTCGGGCACGGTGCATGTGGGCGACAAGGTGGGCAGCGTTACGCTCAAGCAGGACGGCACCAAGATTGCCGTCGTGGATTTGGTTGCCGACGAGGAAGGCTCGGGGCCGAATCCCATTGAGTGGCTCCTTGTGAAGCTCGACCGCCTGGGCCGCCGCATCGACAACCGCCCACTTGCGGCAGAGAGCGAGACCGTAGCCAAGGCACCCGAGGTGTAG
- a CDS encoding TM2 domain-containing protein has product MAKPEQKSLTREITSVDRANKALLLCFLLGWSGAHRAYARMWGSFFLYLFTFGLFGFGWLFDIVTLLMRRSELRRLGDSDQTQQQAPCSVDSTFDRNVADSGNWEQRGDGEAAARLELQRKNRAYMEENGIDVEMFTEEKVAADALRTIESVCPCMLRFDRGMSEEEPSISFCSPTKTGKMPKNVVEARIYHQDVKLLMDSHGFELPEYGDSINVMISYLADGRINKVDIHGFHNGRSVSVSIRRRSDDLVMTSAGTIGETGAWQSLCPGADPSAGDLFRALTKEVERIY; this is encoded by the coding sequence TTGGCGAAGCCTGAACAGAAATCTCTCACTCGAGAGATTACGTCGGTTGACAGGGCAAACAAGGCGCTTTTGCTATGCTTCCTTCTTGGGTGGTCGGGCGCTCATAGGGCGTATGCACGGATGTGGGGTAGCTTCTTTCTATATCTCTTTACCTTTGGCCTTTTTGGATTTGGTTGGCTGTTTGATATTGTGACACTACTGATGAGACGCTCCGAGCTAAGGCGTCTCGGCGACAGTGATCAGACTCAACAGCAAGCGCCATGTTCCGTTGATTCTACATTCGATCGAAATGTCGCCGACTCCGGAAATTGGGAACAGCGTGGAGATGGGGAGGCTGCGGCTCGGCTAGAGCTTCAACGTAAAAACCGTGCCTATATGGAAGAAAACGGCATCGACGTGGAGATGTTTACCGAGGAAAAGGTCGCGGCGGACGCCTTGCGAACCATTGAGTCGGTATGCCCGTGCATGCTTAGGTTTGACCGAGGCATGAGCGAAGAGGAGCCAAGCATCAGCTTTTGCTCTCCAACAAAGACGGGGAAAATGCCCAAGAATGTCGTCGAGGCCCGCATTTACCATCAGGACGTGAAGCTATTGATGGATTCCCACGGCTTCGAATTGCCGGAGTATGGTGACAGCATCAATGTCATGATTAGTTATCTAGCTGATGGGCGCATAAATAAAGTCGATATCCATGGGTTCCATAATGGCCGCTCCGTTAGTGTTTCCATTCGCAGGCGGAGCGACGATCTTGTTATGACGAGTGCGGGCACCATCGGAGAAACGGGTGCCTGGCAATCGCTGTGTCCTGGGGCAGACCCCTCAGCTGGGGATCTTTTCAGGGCCTTGACCAAGGAGGTCGAAAGGATCTACTAG
- the pstB gene encoding phosphate ABC transporter ATP-binding protein PstB, whose product MTAAAAVEPTELEELMKAQAEAAHEREVGDATRPTAEDLAASPTRIDVEGLDLFYGDHHALKDVNIKIRDKQITSFIGPSGCGKSTLLRCFNRMNDGIKDCRIEGKIALDGQDILGDYDICRLRQRVGMVFQRPNPFPMSIYDNVAYGPRGMGVRDRVVLDELVEDSLRRAALWDEAKDKLKESGLGLSGGQQQRLCIARALAVQPDILLMDEPTSALDPVSTLVVEQLACELKETCTLVVVTHNMQQAARISDSVAFFLLGELVEHAPTAQLFKNPTDPRTADYLTGRFG is encoded by the coding sequence ATGACGGCTGCTGCGGCTGTGGAGCCCACGGAGCTTGAAGAACTCATGAAAGCGCAGGCCGAGGCCGCGCACGAGCGCGAGGTTGGGGATGCGACTCGCCCCACGGCAGAGGATCTTGCCGCCTCGCCGACGCGAATCGATGTTGAGGGCCTCGACCTGTTCTATGGCGACCACCATGCGCTCAAGGATGTGAATATCAAGATCCGCGACAAGCAGATTACCTCGTTCATCGGGCCTTCGGGCTGCGGAAAGTCCACGTTGCTGCGCTGCTTTAACCGCATGAACGACGGCATCAAGGACTGCCGAATCGAGGGCAAGATTGCGCTCGATGGTCAAGATATCCTGGGCGACTACGACATCTGCCGCCTTCGCCAGCGCGTGGGCATGGTGTTCCAGCGCCCCAACCCGTTTCCCATGAGCATCTACGACAACGTCGCCTATGGGCCGCGCGGTATGGGTGTGCGCGATCGCGTCGTGCTCGACGAGCTGGTCGAAGACTCCCTGCGACGCGCCGCCCTGTGGGACGAGGCCAAGGACAAGCTCAAAGAGTCGGGTCTGGGTCTTTCGGGCGGCCAGCAGCAGCGCCTGTGCATCGCCCGCGCACTTGCCGTGCAGCCCGACATTCTGCTGATGGACGAGCCGACCTCGGCACTCGATCCCGTATCGACGCTGGTGGTGGAGCAGCTGGCCTGCGAGCTCAAAGAGACCTGCACGCTCGTGGTCGTTACGCACAATATGCAGCAGGCGGCGCGTATCTCCGATTCGGTCGCATTCTTTTTGCTGGGTGAGCTGGTGGAGCACGCGCCCACCGCGCAACTCTTCAAGAATCCGACCGATCCGCGCACGGCGGATTATTTGACGGGGCGTTTTGGCTGA
- a CDS encoding HAMP domain-containing histidine kinase codes for MTKDDRQAFEVPDRLFEYVRSVVDNRALATVLLFLLSLLLIGIDNIVGILAVLLVGFLLIDRFEIVCRCVVIGGAAWAMTLAIGAMALGGIEGPVLFDAGFVFNMLGFVLALAACVLFLCGRALYYQGYEQGEQHADCVLAARIQDRLIDHPDTWDNIDGDFLEVEGALNRVRDRERKVQQALRDESHRKDDLVTYLAHDLRTPLASVVGYLSLLQEAPELPVEQRAHFTGVALDKAHRLDTLIEEFFDITRFDFHDIVLTRGYVDLGLLLAQVTDEFYPILNEQHKEVQVDIREDLTVLVDGDKMARVFNNIMKNAIAYSYEGSTITIEARRRDGGGVRVRFINQGDPIPAAKLKVIFEKFYRLDAARATNRGGAGLGLAIAKEIVCAHGGTVACESTPEHTIFTIELPAA; via the coding sequence ATGACAAAAGACGATAGGCAAGCGTTCGAGGTGCCCGATCGGCTCTTTGAATACGTGAGGTCGGTCGTCGACAACCGCGCGCTTGCAACGGTGCTGCTCTTTTTGCTGAGCCTGCTGCTGATTGGCATCGACAACATCGTCGGAATCTTGGCGGTGCTGCTTGTCGGCTTTTTGCTGATCGATCGATTTGAGATCGTGTGCCGCTGCGTGGTGATTGGCGGCGCCGCGTGGGCCATGACGTTGGCGATTGGCGCCATGGCGCTCGGCGGCATCGAAGGGCCGGTGCTGTTCGATGCCGGCTTTGTATTCAACATGCTTGGCTTTGTGCTGGCGCTTGCAGCGTGCGTGCTGTTCTTGTGTGGCCGCGCCCTGTACTACCAGGGCTACGAGCAGGGCGAGCAGCATGCCGATTGTGTGCTGGCCGCTCGTATTCAAGATCGCCTGATCGATCACCCCGACACCTGGGATAACATCGACGGCGACTTCTTGGAGGTCGAGGGCGCCCTTAACCGCGTGCGTGACCGTGAGCGCAAGGTGCAGCAAGCTCTGCGTGACGAGTCGCATCGCAAGGACGATTTGGTCACGTACTTGGCACATGACCTACGCACCCCGCTTGCCAGTGTGGTGGGCTATCTTTCGCTGCTGCAAGAGGCTCCCGAGCTGCCGGTTGAGCAACGTGCGCACTTTACGGGCGTGGCGCTCGACAAGGCGCACCGGCTCGATACGCTCATCGAAGAGTTCTTCGATATCACGCGTTTTGACTTCCACGATATCGTGCTCACGCGCGGCTATGTTGATCTGGGGTTGCTGCTGGCTCAGGTGACTGACGAGTTCTATCCCATCCTCAACGAGCAGCATAAGGAAGTCCAAGTTGATATTCGCGAGGACCTGACGGTGCTCGTGGATGGCGACAAAATGGCTCGCGTGTTCAACAACATCATGAAAAACGCTATTGCCTATAGCTATGAGGGCTCGACCATCACGATCGAGGCCAGACGCCGGGACGGCGGTGGCGTGCGCGTGCGCTTTATCAATCAGGGCGATCCCATCCCTGCGGCTAAGCTCAAGGTGATCTTTGAGAAGTTCTATCGCCTGGATGCGGCGCGTGCGACCAATCGCGGCGGCGCTGGACTGGGGCTTGCCATCGCCAAGGAGATCGTATGCGCGCACGGCGGTACCGTTGCATGTGAATCGACGCCCGAACACACGATATTCACCATCGAGCTGCCCGCCGCATAG
- a CDS encoding response regulator transcription factor yields the protein MNERILVVDDEKAIADLVGIYLTKEGFDVQIAYSGADAAKAILEQEFDLALLDVMLPDIDGFELLRTIRSSHTYPVIMLTARDAQQDKIEGLSLGADDYVVKPFRPLELIARVHAQLRRYTSYGSRAQAAESPTLQLDGLEINRDARSVTVDGSPVRLTPTEYSILLYLVEHRGSVVAVEDLFRAVWNEDFMPGSNNTVMVHIRHLREKIGDDAQKPRFIKNVWGVGYIIE from the coding sequence ATGAACGAGCGCATTTTGGTAGTTGATGACGAAAAGGCCATCGCCGACTTGGTTGGTATCTACCTTACAAAAGAGGGCTTTGATGTCCAGATTGCCTATAGCGGGGCCGATGCTGCCAAGGCAATCTTGGAGCAGGAGTTCGATCTGGCGCTGCTGGATGTCATGCTGCCCGATATCGATGGCTTTGAGCTGCTGCGTACGATCCGTTCCAGCCATACCTATCCCGTGATCATGCTGACGGCGCGCGATGCCCAGCAAGACAAGATCGAGGGCCTTTCGCTTGGCGCGGACGATTACGTGGTTAAGCCGTTTCGTCCTCTGGAGCTCATCGCGCGCGTGCACGCTCAGCTTCGCCGCTACACCAGCTACGGTAGCCGCGCACAGGCGGCCGAGTCGCCGACCCTCCAGCTCGACGGCTTGGAGATCAACCGCGATGCTCGTTCCGTGACAGTGGACGGTTCACCGGTTCGCCTCACGCCCACCGAGTATTCAATCTTGCTGTATCTGGTCGAGCATCGCGGCAGCGTGGTGGCCGTGGAGGACCTGTTCCGCGCGGTGTGGAACGAGGACTTTATGCCCGGCTCCAACAATACGGTGATGGTGCATATTCGCCACTTGCGTGAAAAGATCGGCGACGACGCACAAAAGCCACGCTTTATCAAAAACGTCTGGGGCGTCGGCTACATCATCGAATAA